Proteins from a genomic interval of Bacteroidota bacterium:
- a CDS encoding gamma carbonic anhydrase family protein — protein MALILPVNGVAPKFGNNCFLADNATVVGDVVMGNDCSVWFTSVVRGDVHYIKMGNKVNVQDGAIIHGTYQKSPTNIGNNVSIGHRAIVHGCTIHDNVLIGMGAIVMDNAIIGENSIIAAGAVVLENTVVEPGTIYAGVPAKKTKLVDQEKFKCLIERISNNYVMYSDWFRKKK, from the coding sequence ATGGCCTTGATTCTTCCGGTAAATGGTGTAGCGCCTAAATTTGGCAATAATTGTTTTCTAGCTGACAACGCTACGGTGGTCGGCGATGTTGTGATGGGCAACGATTGCAGCGTCTGGTTCACGTCCGTCGTACGTGGCGATGTTCACTACATAAAAATGGGCAACAAAGTAAACGTGCAAGACGGAGCCATTATTCATGGCACTTACCAAAAATCTCCGACCAACATCGGGAACAACGTTTCAATCGGGCACCGAGCAATAGTACATGGGTGCACCATTCACGACAACGTGCTTATCGGAATGGGTGCCATCGTGATGGACAATGCCATCATCGGCGAAAACTCAATTATCGCAGCCGGTGCTGTAGTACTGGAAAATACCGTCGTAGAACCCGGCACAATATATGCTGGTGTTCCCGCTAAGAAAACAAAGCTGGTAGATCAGGAAAAATTCAAATGTCTCATTGAGCGTATCAGCAATAACTATGTGATGTATTCGGATTGGTTTAGAAAAAAGAAATAG
- the idi gene encoding isopentenyl-diphosphate Delta-isomerase: protein MEDLPKEEEVVLVDDENNVLGYMGKLEAHKTGLLHRAISVIVFNQKGEMLIQQRALTKYHWAGIWSNACCSHPRQGETFQQAAERRLFEELGFKTPLKEAFHFIYKAHDASSGLTEHELDTVFIGTYNEEFNFNKEEIHATKWLTMSELNHDMEQHPEQYSFWFKIILNEMKKRELAPSN from the coding sequence ATGGAAGACTTACCAAAGGAAGAAGAGGTAGTACTGGTTGACGACGAGAATAACGTTCTTGGCTATATGGGGAAACTGGAAGCACACAAGACGGGTTTGCTACATCGCGCCATCAGCGTCATAGTATTTAATCAAAAAGGAGAAATGCTGATACAGCAAAGAGCATTGACCAAATATCACTGGGCAGGAATCTGGAGCAATGCCTGTTGCAGCCATCCTCGCCAAGGCGAAACCTTTCAGCAGGCTGCTGAACGCAGATTATTTGAAGAGTTAGGATTTAAAACACCACTGAAAGAGGCCTTCCATTTCATTTATAAGGCTCACGATGCCTCCAGTGGGCTGACCGAACATGAGTTAGACACGGTGTTCATCGGTACATATAATGAGGAGTTCAATTTCAACAAAGAAGAAATTCATGCCACCAAATGGTTAACTATGAGTGAGTTGAATCACGATATGGAGCAACATCCCGAACAATACTCGTTCTGGTTCAAAATCATTTTAAACGAAATGAAAAAGCGCGAATTGGCTCCCTCAAACTGA